A window of Deltaproteobacteria bacterium genomic DNA:
TATAAGAACAGTAAAAGCATTCTTCTTTTGACTGCCATATATAGCTTTTAATCTCTTTACACCAAAATGATATTTTCTCAATAAAATAAAGACATCCACTAATCTTTGAGGAGAGATACACATATAAAACAGAGACCTTTCCTTAAGGAGAATACATGCTTCTTTGATAATGCCTTCCAACTGTTCAATTTTACAGGAGCGGGCAAGCCTTTTCTGTGCATAGGGTGAAATGCGGTTCTTTTTTTCGTCAAAATAGGGGGGATTGCATACAACAAGGTCTATTGTATTTGGTGCAATAAACTTATGAGCATCCTCTATCCAGCATTGAACGGCAGTTATATTGTCTATTTCTTTTTCCTGTATATTCGTCTCTAATTTTTGGAAGCTTTCTTCTTCACATTCTATAGCAAATATTTTGGACTTTGGAAAACGGGCGGATAGAAGAATAGAAATGATACCGCAACCTGCACCCAAATCCACTATTGTTTTATAATCTTTATTTTTTATAAAATCTTTTAATAAGAAGGGTTCTTCAGAAAACCTGTATTTTCCCTGCTGCATAAAGTTTACATAATGTAAATTATCAGAAGGTAAATTCTTTCTGCAAATTTACACCCTGCAAAACAAAATCTTCTTTCACTGTTTGATTAACCAAGCACCAGGCATCCGGATATTGAATTAGCTTTTTCACAATTTCATTATTTAATGTATGTCCAGATTTATAAGCAATAAATCTACCTCTTATATCATACCATAATTGAGATATGTCACCTATTGCATCTAAAATTTTATGCCTTACGAATTCGTCTTCGTATCGCAAGCCATCCTCATTGAGTATTTTATATTTATCTACAACTACAGCATTATCCAATGACCCGCCCAAAGCTAAATTATGTGATTGAAGGTATTCAACATCTTCCAAAAAACCAAATGTTCTTGCACTACTGATCTCGTTTATAAATGTTTTTTCATTGATGTTAATATTCACCTTTTGTCTACTAATTATAGAGTGATTAAAGTTTATCGCATAACTAACCTTAAAACCTCTGTCTGGAACCATAGCTACGAATTTTCCATTTTCTCTTATATATACCGCTTTCTTGAGGATAAGCATAGGCTTTGGCCTGTCTTGTTTTCTAATACCCGCATTTTTTATGATATAGACAAAAGGAGAAGCACTGCCATCCATGATGGGGATTTCTTCGTTGTCGATCTCTACCAACACATTATCTATCTTTAGCGCCCACAATGCGGCAACTAAATGTTCCACTGTTCTCACAACTACGCCGTTTTCTCCTATTGTAGTTGACAATTTAGTACTAACCACACTGTTAGGCTTGAATCTTATTGTTGGGATGTGAGGAAGATCGACCCTTACAAATTGTACACCACTATTTTCTACAGCGGGTTTTAGCTTTATAGTAACCTTCTTGCCAGAGTGAAGACCAATGCCCGTAATTTCTGCCCCATGTTTTATGGTTTGTTGTTTTCTCATTTGTTACTCCTTTACTCGACCATTGCGTAAAACTTGTTAAACAATGTTTGTGTGTCATGCGGACCAGGAGAGTTTTCCGGGTGATATTGAACGGAAAATATAGGCAGGTTCTTATGTTTCATTCCTTCTACCGTCCCATCGTTTAAATTTATATGTGTAGTCTCAAACCCTTTTTTTATAGCATCTTTTTCATCTATTGCATAGTTGTGATTCTGAGCTGTTATATCTATTTTGCCTGTTTTTATATTCTTTACGGGCTGATTTCCTCCATGATGACCGAATTTCATTTTGAGTATTCTTATATTGAAGATACGGGCAATGATTTGATGTCCAAAACATATGCCCATTGTGGGAAAATGCAATACCAGTTGTTTCAAGTTTTCAATATATTTTTGATCAATGCTATTGGGGTCTCCCGGACCATTAGAGAGAAGTATCGCATCTACTTTTTGTTTTTTTACCTCTTCCCATTTTGTGTATGCAGGAAATACATACACATCAAACCCTACATTCCACAGGTGCCTTAATATGTTTTTCTTTATTCCAAAGTCGTATACAGCTATCCTTTTTCTTTCTTTAATGTTTGATGTATTTTTAAATCCTCTATATGCTGTCCACAATCCTTCCTTCCATCTATAGGGTTCCTTGCAGGTTACATATTGCACCAGGTCCCTTCCTACAATATCCGGGTATGCCTTTAGTGTTTTAGTAAGCTGTCCTATATCGTCTGTTTCGCTGGATATTATGCCTTTTAAGGAACCATAATTTCTTATGACTTTGGTGAGTTTTCTTGTATCTATATTGCTAATTCCCACGACA
This region includes:
- a CDS encoding methyltransferase → MQQGKYRFSEEPFLLKDFIKNKDYKTIVDLGAGCGIISILLSARFPKSKIFAIECEEESFQKLETNIQEKEIDNITAVQCWIEDAHKFIAPNTIDLVVCNPPYFDEKKNRISPYAQKRLARSCKIEQLEGIIKEACILLKERSLFYMCISPQRLVDVFILLRKYHFGVKRLKAIYGSQKKNAFTVLIESTYNTQDNTTMEIPLYTS
- a CDS encoding UDP-3-O-acyl-N-acetylglucosamine deacetylase, which produces MRKQQTIKHGAEITGIGLHSGKKVTIKLKPAVENSGVQFVRVDLPHIPTIRFKPNSVVSTKLSTTIGENGVVVRTVEHLVAALWALKIDNVLVEIDNEEIPIMDGSASPFVYIIKNAGIRKQDRPKPMLILKKAVYIRENGKFVAMVPDRGFKVSYAINFNHSIISRQKVNININEKTFINEISSARTFGFLEDVEYLQSHNLALGGSLDNAVVVDKYKILNEDGLRYEDEFVRHKILDAIGDISQLWYDIRGRFIAYKSGHTLNNEIVKKLIQYPDAWCLVNQTVKEDFVLQGVNLQKEFTF
- the carA gene encoding glutamine-hydrolyzing carbamoyl-phosphate synthase small subunit, translating into MKAVLVLENRKIWEGKLLGKKGTTVGEVIFNTSMTGYQEILTDPSYKGQIITMTYPEIGNYGINEEDVESSKIWAQGFIIKENWQVPSNFRAKSTLDDFLKSHDVVGISNIDTRKLTKVIRNYGSLKGIISSETDDIGQLTKTLKAYPDIVGRDLVQYVTCKEPYRWKEGLWTAYRGFKNTSNIKERKRIAVYDFGIKKNILRHLWNVGFDVYVFPAYTKWEEVKKQKVDAILLSNGPGDPNSIDQKYIENLKQLVLHFPTMGICFGHQIIARIFNIRILKMKFGHHGGNQPVKNIKTGKIDITAQNHNYAIDEKDAIKKGFETTHINLNDGTVEGMKHKNLPIFSVQYHPENSPGPHDTQTLFNKFYAMVE